From Mus musculus strain C57BL/6J chromosome 17, GRCm38.p6 C57BL/6J, the proteins below share one genomic window:
- the Twsg1 gene encoding twisted gastrulation protein homolog 1 precursor, with protein sequence MKSHYIVLALASLTFLLCLPVSQSCNKALCASDVSKCLIQELCQCRPGEGNCPCCKECMLCLGALWDECCDCVGMCNPRNYSDTPPTSKSTVEELHEPIPSLFRALTEGDTQLNWNIVSFPVAEELSHHENLVSFLETVNQLHHQNVSVPSNNVHAPFPSDKERMCTVVYFDDCMSIHQCKISCESMGASKYRWFHNACCECIGPECIDYGSKTVKCMNCMF encoded by the exons ATGAAGTCACACTATATTGTGCTAGCTCTAGCCTCCCTGACGTTCCTGCTGTGTCTCCCCGTGTCCCAGAGCTGTAACAAAGCACTCTGTGCCAGCGATGTGAGCAAATGCCTCATTCAG GAGCTCTGCCAGTGCCGGCCTGGAGAAGGGAACTGCCCCTGCTGTAAGGAGTGCATGCTGTGCCTCGGGGCCCTGTGGGACGAGTGCTGCGACTGTGTCG GTATGTGCAACCCTCGGAATTACAGCGACACCCCGCCCACATCCAAGAGCACCGTGGAGGAGCTGCACGAGCCCATTCCGTCCCTGTTCAGGGCGCTGACGGAGGGCGACACCCAGCTGAACTGGAACATCGTCTCCTTCCCTGTGGCAGAGGAGCTGTCACACCATGAAAACCTAGTCTCCTTCCTAGAAACTGTGAACCAGCTGCACCACCAAAACGTGTCTGTTCCCAGCAACAATGTCCACGCCCCCTTCCCCAGCGACAAAG AGCGCATGTGCACAGTGGTTTACTTTGATGACTGCATGTCCATCCACCAGTGTAAGATATCCTGCGAATCCATGGGTGCATCCAAGTATCGCTGGTTTCACAACGCCTGCTGCGAGTGCATCGGTCCAGAGTGCATTGACTATGGGAGTAAAACTGTCAAGTGTATGAACTGCATGTTTTAA